The Candidatus Desulfofervidus auxilii DNA segment AATGCCCATACCCACATCCCCATGACTCTATTTAGAGGATTGGCAGACGATTTACCCTTAATGACCTGGCTCAATAAATATATCTTTCCTTTGGAGAAAAAGCTCAAACCAGAATGGGTTTATTGGGGAGCACTTTTGGGTTGTGCTGAACTCATTATGTCAGGCACTACCTGTTTTTGTGACATGTATCTTTTTGCTGATGAAGTGGCCAAGGCCGCAGATAGGGCAGGATTGAGAGCAGTGGTAGGGGAGGTGCTCTATGATTTTCCCTCTCCTAATTATGGACCTATTGAAAATGGTTTTATTTATACAGAAACGCTTATCCAAAAATGGTCAAATCATCCCCTTATTAGTATTGCTGTAGAACCCCATGCTGTCTATACTTGTAGTCCTGAGTTACTTAAACAGGCCAAGAAAATAAGTGAAAAATACAATGTTCCTTATGTTATCCATCTGGCAGAGACTAAAACAGAAGTAGAAAAAACTAAAGAAAAATTTTATTGCACCCCTCCCCAACATTTAGCTAATCTTGGTATTTTAGATGAAACAGTAATTGCTGACCATTGTGTTTGGCTCACTGACTTAGATATAGAACTGATTGAAAAACATCAAGTTAAAGTGGTTCACAATCCCGAGAGCAATCTAAAATTGGCCTCTGGCATTGCCCCTATTCCTACTCTTTTATCTCAGGACATTACTGTAAGTTTAGGCACTGACGGTCCTGCTAGTAACAATGACTTAGATATGTTCTTAGAGATGGATACTGCAGCCAAGATGCACAAATTAAAACAGGAAAATCCTACCTTGATGCCTGCCTGGCAGGTATTGGCTATGGCCACAAAACAAGGGGCTAAGACCTTGGGAATGGGTGAAAAGATTGGGACTATAACTCCTGGTAAAAAAGCAGATTTGATTGTGTTAGACTTTAATCAGCCTCATCTTATACCTGTGTATAATCCTGTTTCTCATCTTGTGTATACTGCTAGCGGGAAGGATGTTTTGACCACTATTGTAAATGGAAAAGTGCTAATGGAAAACCGAAAAATACAGAATTTAGACTTAGAAGAAATTTATGGTCAGATAAAAGCCATTACTAGAGAATTTGGTTAAAAGGCAGAAGTGAAGTTGCCTCAAACTCCCACA contains these protein-coding regions:
- a CDS encoding amidohydrolase family protein; amino-acid sequence: MENLDILVSAEFLLTLEDENILTDTAVGIKGDTIVSVGKTQKLLDQFFPKNHFHYEHGLIMPGLINAHTHIPMTLFRGLADDLPLMTWLNKYIFPLEKKLKPEWVYWGALLGCAELIMSGTTCFCDMYLFADEVAKAADRAGLRAVVGEVLYDFPSPNYGPIENGFIYTETLIQKWSNHPLISIAVEPHAVYTCSPELLKQAKKISEKYNVPYVIHLAETKTEVEKTKEKFYCTPPQHLANLGILDETVIADHCVWLTDLDIELIEKHQVKVVHNPESNLKLASGIAPIPTLLSQDITVSLGTDGPASNNDLDMFLEMDTAAKMHKLKQENPTLMPAWQVLAMATKQGAKTLGMGEKIGTITPGKKADLIVLDFNQPHLIPVYNPVSHLVYTASGKDVLTTIVNGKVLMENRKIQNLDLEEIYGQIKAITREFG